One window from the genome of Nicotiana sylvestris chromosome 9, ASM39365v2, whole genome shotgun sequence encodes:
- the LOC104227560 gene encoding uncharacterized protein yields the protein MQNWYIHGRYRLTSTGVNSINRSSMELRNDHPKLANAELIWTPVAQPKHRFIMWLAIQNRLLTRERLGKLNILVEESTCCLCDNQVTELVGHLFNGCPWFQEVKKGVEQWTGLQLPLGSLRTVLQCIKKKKWKKFQRELVAATWGAMVYHTWKARNWKLFKGIHAQAAGIVIQIKREILARVDTISSPQKAHRCMNFIEKLQM from the coding sequence ATGCAGAATTGGTACATACATGGTAGATATAGGCTCACATCAACAGGAGTCAATTCTATTAATAGGAGTTCCATGGAACTAAGGAATGACCACCCAAAGTTGGCTAATGCTGAACTAATTTGGACTCCTGTGGCACAGCCTAAGCATAGATTCATCATGTGGCTAGCTATTCAAAATAGACTACTCACTAGAGAAAGACTGGGAAAGTTGAATATACTAGTAGAAGAGTCGACTTGCTGTCTCTGTGACAACCAAGTTACTGAGTTAGTTGGTCACTTGTTTAATGGATGCCCATGGTTCCAGGAAGTCAAGAAAGGGGTGGAGCAATGGACAGGATTGCAATTGCCACTAGGAAGTCTGAGGACAGTATTACAGTGcatcaaaaagaagaaatggaAGAAATTTCAAAGAGAGCTGGTTGCAGCAACATGGGGAGCAATGGTTTATCACACTTGGAAGGCAAGGAACTGGAAATTGTTTAAAGGGATACATGCACAGGCGGCAGGAATAGTTATACAGATAAAAAGAGAGATTCTAGCTAGAGTAGACACAATTAGCTCACCTCAGAAAGCTCATAGATGTATGAACTTTATAGAGAAGCTGCAAAtgtaa